CCGCGCCGAAACTGGCGGGGTCGATGCGGTCCTGCTGCAGCGCCAGCCGGCACAGCAGGGAGTTGGCGGCGAAGGCCAGCATCGCCAGCGCGGTCAGCCCGGCCGCGCCCAGCCGGGGCCCGGCAGCCTCAGGATCCGCGCGACGGAACATGGTCGAACTCCATTGGACAGCCTCCCGGGAAGATGCTTGAGGATTCCCTAAATCCCGTCCAGATTGTAAGCTATGCGATTTACAAGATAAACGCGCGCCATGCCCTGCCAAAAGCAGGGTGGAACGAGCGCATCCGCCGCCCTTCTGCTACCGTATGGAGCTTGCCGGCTCAGCGCCCACTTCAACTTCTTTGACTGAACACGACATGACCCTCTCGACAGAAACGGATACCGGCCTTCCCCTCGACATGACCATCTTCGGTGGCATGGGCGACCTGGCGATGCGCAAGCTGCTGCCGGCCCTCTACATGGCCTACCTGCACGGCAACCTGCCGGCCTCGACCCGCATCATCTCGACCGGCCGCCAGGAGTACGACCGCCAGGCCTACCTGGCCCACGTGCAGGAGCATTCGCGCGCCTTCATCCTTGAGGACAACTTCAACGAGAAGACCTGGGACGGCTTCCTGCAGCTGCTCGAGTACGTCCGCCTCGACGTCCAGCAGGCCGCGGATTTCAGTGCCCTCGCCAGCGCCTCGCGCCAGGGCGCACAGCGCGTGTTCTACCTGTCGACCGCACCATCGCTGTTCACCATCATCTGCGAAAAGCTGGCGAGCGCCGGCCTGGTCGACGCGAACGCCCGCGTGGTGCTGGAAAAGCCGCTCGGCACCGACCTGGCGTCGGCGATCGAGATCAACGAGGCGGTCGGCAAGCACTTCGGCGAATCCCAGATCTACCGCATCGACCATTACCTCGGCAAGGAAACCGTGCAGAACCTGATGGTGCTGCGCTTCGGGAACTCGATCCTCGAACCGCTGTGGCGCGCGCCGAACATCTCGAGCGTGCAGATCACGGTGGCCGAGGAAGTCGGGGTCGGCAGCCGCGCCGGCTTCTACGACGGCGCCGGCGCGATGCGCGACATGGTCCAGAACCACCTGCTGCAGTTGCTGTGCATCGTGGCGATGGAGCCGCCGACCTCCCTCAACGCCGACGCGGTGCGCGACGAGAAGCTGAAGGTGCTGCGCTCGCTGCGCCGCTTCACCCTGGCCGACATCGCGCGCGACACCGTGCGCGGCCAGTACACCCGCGGCGTCAGCGGCAACCAGGAAGTACCGGGCTACCATGAAGAGAAGAACGTCCCGCCTGACAGCAAGACCGAGACCTTCGTGGCGCTGCGCACCTTCATCGATACCTGGCGCTGGTCCAAGGTGCCGTTCTACCTGCGCACCGGCAAGCGCATGCAGCGCCGCTCCTCGAAGATCGTGATCGAGTTCACGAATCCGCCCTTCCCGCTGTTCCCGGATGCGCCGGGCGGCGTCGCGAACCGCCTGGTGATCGAACTGCAGCCGGAGGAAGCGATCAAGCTGCAACTGATGGCCAAGGAACCCGGCAGCGGCATGCACATGCAGCAGGTCGCGCTGAACCTCGACCTGCAGTCGGCCTTCCAGCAGCGCCGCGCCGAAGCCTACGAGCGCCTGCTGATCGACGTGGTGC
This window of the Massilia sp. WG5 genome carries:
- the zwf gene encoding glucose-6-phosphate dehydrogenase; the encoded protein is MTLSTETDTGLPLDMTIFGGMGDLAMRKLLPALYMAYLHGNLPASTRIISTGRQEYDRQAYLAHVQEHSRAFILEDNFNEKTWDGFLQLLEYVRLDVQQAADFSALASASRQGAQRVFYLSTAPSLFTIICEKLASAGLVDANARVVLEKPLGTDLASAIEINEAVGKHFGESQIYRIDHYLGKETVQNLMVLRFGNSILEPLWRAPNISSVQITVAEEVGVGSRAGFYDGAGAMRDMVQNHLLQLLCIVAMEPPTSLNADAVRDEKLKVLRSLRRFTLADIARDTVRGQYTRGVSGNQEVPGYHEEKNVPPDSKTETFVALRTFIDTWRWSKVPFYLRTGKRMQRRSSKIVIEFTNPPFPLFPDAPGGVANRLVIELQPEEAIKLQLMAKEPGSGMHMQQVALNLDLQSAFQQRRAEAYERLLIDVVRGRLTHFMRRDELEAAWSWADPIIEGWGTLGEKPHTYAAGSWGPAESFALLARDGYSWVE